In Streptantibioticus cattleyicolor NRRL 8057 = DSM 46488, a genomic segment contains:
- a CDS encoding IS1182 family transposase, producing the protein MWVRDRLDGLWRDEDFADWYPRDGRPGLSPAQLATVSVLQFVLGLSDRDAAEAVRCRIDFKYALGLELDDPGFHHSVLTDFRDRLLQDGRADRLLDLALARLKGAGLVRERTTQRTDSTHVLATVRDLTRLELVTEAVRAALEELARTADHALDGLVGEDWGRRYGRPVRLGKNPTRPKTRINTTGDDARRLLEHLGRNHPSLLGRPQVQVLRQILVQNYYWDPVGRLRWRDDDDASGLPPSAQRIVSPYDPTARYARRGQVTRWTGFLAHVTETCSDDGPNVITDVATMPATSADTEVLPGIHSRLERRSLLPDEHLVDGGYTSLPHLEQAQRGHRVTVVGPLPGNPTRQHRRGEGFARDDFRIDFDRKEVTCPQGQVSAGWHGPYPTSSPTAAPLIIARFTKSQCQPCPVRAKCTSSRDAHRSVGFPPRELLELQLRNRADQQDPAWHKRYAVRSGIEGTICEFAHGHGMRHCRYRGQAKAHLQHVLTAIAVNVERLSKQAPGESAPPRPPTAFQDHLDQQGIPRLRSWRAVS; encoded by the coding sequence ATGTGGGTGCGTGACCGTCTCGACGGCCTGTGGCGGGACGAGGACTTCGCCGACTGGTACCCGCGCGACGGCAGGCCCGGGCTGTCGCCGGCCCAGTTGGCCACGGTGAGCGTGCTGCAGTTCGTGCTGGGCCTGTCCGACCGCGATGCCGCCGAGGCCGTGCGCTGCCGCATCGACTTCAAATACGCCCTTGGCCTCGAACTGGACGACCCCGGCTTCCACCACAGCGTGCTGACCGACTTCCGCGACCGCCTGCTCCAGGACGGCCGGGCGGACCGCCTCCTCGACCTCGCCCTGGCACGACTGAAAGGGGCTGGCCTGGTCCGAGAGCGCACCACCCAGCGCACGGACTCCACCCACGTCCTGGCCACCGTCCGCGACCTGACCCGCCTCGAACTGGTCACCGAGGCCGTGCGCGCGGCCCTGGAAGAACTCGCCCGCACCGCCGACCACGCGCTGGACGGCCTGGTCGGCGAGGACTGGGGCCGCCGCTACGGCCGACCGGTGCGCCTGGGCAAGAACCCCACCCGGCCCAAGACCCGGATCAACACCACCGGCGACGACGCCCGCCGCCTGCTCGAACACCTCGGCCGCAACCACCCCTCCCTGCTCGGCAGGCCCCAAGTCCAGGTCCTGCGGCAGATCCTGGTGCAGAACTACTACTGGGACCCCGTCGGGCGCCTGCGCTGGCGCGACGATGACGACGCCAGCGGCCTGCCGCCCTCGGCCCAGCGGATCGTCTCGCCCTACGACCCGACGGCCCGCTACGCACGCCGCGGGCAGGTCACCCGCTGGACGGGGTTCCTCGCCCATGTGACCGAGACCTGCTCCGACGACGGACCCAATGTGATCACTGACGTGGCCACTATGCCGGCGACCAGCGCCGACACCGAGGTCCTGCCCGGCATCCACAGCCGGCTGGAGCGGCGGAGCCTGCTGCCCGACGAGCATCTGGTCGACGGCGGCTACACCTCCCTGCCCCACCTGGAACAGGCCCAGCGTGGACACCGTGTCACCGTCGTCGGGCCACTGCCGGGCAACCCCACCCGCCAGCACCGCCGCGGCGAGGGCTTCGCCCGCGACGACTTCCGGATCGACTTCGACCGCAAGGAGGTCACCTGCCCGCAGGGCCAGGTCAGCGCCGGCTGGCACGGCCCCTACCCGACCTCCTCACCGACCGCCGCTCCACTGATCATCGCCCGCTTCACCAAGAGCCAGTGCCAGCCCTGCCCGGTCCGGGCCAAGTGCACCAGTTCCCGCGACGCCCACCGCTCCGTGGGCTTCCCTCCGCGCGAGCTGCTCGAACTGCAGTTGCGCAACCGCGCCGACCAGCAGGATCCGGCCTGGCACAAGCGATATGCGGTCCGCTCCGGAATCGAGGGCACCATCTGCGAGTTCGCCCACGGCCATGGCATGCGCCACTGCCGCTACCGCGGGCAGGCCAAGGCACACCTACAGCACGTACTCACCGCCATCGCCGTCAACGTCGAACGCCTCAGCAAGCAGGCCCCCGGCGAAAGCGCGCCCCCACGACCGCCGACAGCCTTCCAGGACCACCTCGACCAGCAAGGCATCCCGCGCCTACGTTCCTGGCGAGCCGTCAGCTGA